A window of the Nibribacter ruber genome harbors these coding sequences:
- a CDS encoding AI-2E family transporter, whose amino-acid sequence MIDSEPFYKKATLVLLGIILLVYVLFTLADILVPIAFSLLLAILLNPLNNKLMRLKVPKVLSILLTLLFALTVLGIILYLLSSQILQFGEMMPALKLKFTQILTNLQNYMETTFGVSIQKQTQFLKDAASSGKALVGRTVSSVLGIFSLLFLIPVYIFLFLLYKPLILNFLFEVFSSKNTRYVADILHETKTAIQSYIVGILIEASVVAVMNSAALMLLGVPYAILLGVIGAILNMIPYIGGVIAIALPVLMATVTKDGYSTQLGIIGAYALIQFIDNNILVPRIVSSKVQINALISILAVLLGGALWGVSGMFLSIPFVAVLKIIFDRLDYLKPWGKLLGDQIPETYPGQASSGPKVLTDKKTF is encoded by the coding sequence ATGATAGACTCAGAGCCTTTTTACAAGAAAGCCACTTTAGTGTTACTAGGGATTATTCTTTTGGTGTATGTGCTGTTTACGCTGGCAGATATTCTGGTGCCCATTGCCTTTTCCCTGTTGCTGGCTATCCTGCTCAACCCCTTGAACAATAAGCTCATGCGCCTGAAGGTGCCCAAGGTGTTGTCTATCTTGCTCACGCTCTTGTTTGCGCTCACGGTGCTGGGTATTATCCTGTATCTGCTTTCTTCCCAGATCTTGCAGTTCGGGGAAATGATGCCGGCCTTGAAACTCAAGTTTACCCAGATTTTAACCAATCTGCAGAACTACATGGAGACTACGTTTGGGGTAAGCATACAAAAGCAGACGCAGTTCCTGAAAGATGCGGCCAGCAGTGGCAAAGCCTTGGTGGGCAGAACGGTGAGCAGTGTGTTGGGTATATTCAGTCTGCTGTTTCTTATACCGGTGTACATCTTTTTGTTCCTGCTCTATAAGCCCTTGATTCTTAATTTCTTGTTTGAGGTGTTCTCCTCCAAGAATACACGGTACGTGGCAGATATCCTGCATGAGACCAAGACGGCTATCCAAAGCTACATTGTGGGCATTTTAATAGAAGCATCTGTGGTGGCCGTGATGAATTCTGCGGCCCTGATGCTGCTTGGGGTGCCGTATGCCATTCTGTTAGGAGTGATTGGGGCGATCCTGAATATGATTCCCTACATTGGAGGTGTCATTGCCATTGCCTTGCCCGTTCTCATGGCAACCGTCACCAAAGACGGCTACTCCACCCAGCTAGGCATCATAGGGGCCTATGCTCTTATTCAATTCATAGACAATAACATTCTGGTGCCGCGTATTGTGTCTTCTAAGGTGCAGATAAATGCCTTGATTTCTATTCTGGCTGTATTGCTGGGCGGGGCGTTGTGGGGAGTGTCGGGGATGTTTCTCTCCATACCGTTTGTGGCCGTTCTCAAGATCATCTTTGACCGTCTGGACTACCTGAAACCCTGGGGGAAACTGCTGGGCGACCAGATCCCGGAAACCTATCCGGGGCAAGCTTCTTCAGGGCCTAAAGTGCTCACTGACAAGAAAACCTTCTAA
- a CDS encoding YjjG family noncanonical pyrimidine nucleotidase → MKKVKTYRHIFFDLDHTLWDFEKNSEETLVHLFHAFELHRLGDFTLTDFYKKYSYINLRLWDLFHKGKINQQELREKRFVKCLTGLGVAEKDVPEGLSEAYTDICPTKSAVFPFTHEVLGYLKEKYVLHIITNGFKDVQAIKLKSSNLTQYFSEVITSECVNCTKPDRRIYQHALERAGVKASESLMIGDNLEADILGAMNAGLDQVFFNPERKRIPLRPTFEVACLSELKTFL, encoded by the coding sequence GATTTTGAGAAAAACTCAGAAGAGACCCTGGTGCATTTGTTCCATGCCTTTGAGTTGCACCGCCTGGGCGATTTTACCCTCACAGATTTTTACAAGAAGTACAGTTACATCAACCTCAGGCTTTGGGACTTGTTCCATAAGGGCAAGATTAACCAGCAGGAGCTGCGCGAGAAACGGTTTGTCAAATGCCTGACCGGTCTGGGCGTGGCCGAGAAAGACGTGCCAGAGGGCCTGAGCGAAGCCTACACAGACATTTGCCCTACCAAATCTGCCGTGTTTCCGTTCACGCATGAGGTGCTGGGCTACTTGAAAGAGAAGTATGTGTTGCACATCATCACCAACGGGTTTAAAGACGTGCAGGCCATCAAGCTCAAATCCTCTAACCTGACGCAGTATTTCTCTGAGGTCATCACATCTGAGTGTGTCAACTGTACCAAGCCAGACCGCCGCATTTACCAACATGCCCTGGAGCGCGCTGGCGTAAAGGCTAGCGAGAGCCTCATGATTGGCGACAACCTGGAGGCGGATATTTTAGGCGCCATGAACGCAGGCCTGGACCAAGTGTTCTTTAACCCTGAGCGCAAGCGCATTCCCTTGCGGCCTACGTTTGAGGTGGCCTGCCTGAGCGAGCTGAAGACCTTTCTATAA
- a CDS encoding T9SS type A sorting domain-containing protein → MFILFGFTQQAQAQCTASDECFDFTFLGVEKIENDFVRLSFKVKTNCSNDLSNVAFELPNGAGVTSSAIAYSSAKYKYSVENGTNNPFYSIKFEGVGINGYKNGVEDIFTYDLSAYEYSTMKTLRVAAKAATTTGTVMFDLSKCGVATGGTTNGGGTTGGGNNGGGTNGGGNGGANCSTSQPSPITGPYDPCPGDIVTYCITADAKYTSYVWDVPRAHAGEEPTGWVIISGQGTSCVTVKVGEKPGTMKVKVNHSECGTKVRTKPVHPGRTANVDIAGPAQYCPGERLTYTADIDKQGPGNGNGNGGNSKFFTFTWAVPAGWQIVSGQGTDKIVVVAGALPGAISVSATYNKPGNGNGNNGNGNNTDGNPNNGNGNTGNNQSQKTYCGNATDTMPVTPKPECGGGPCVEPEVALVVPDTVCNLSDEFYTFSVAEVQEGVTYSFTLPEGFIVIEETNGSVTVAAIFEEDQLGVPQTITVNATNDCGTETATAQVVVSECAPGNPLPVSLTRFDGVSRNGVVELSWATATEINNDRFEIERSTNGKDFVKIGEVKGAGNSSILRDYTFTDRQASKGTVYYRLNQVDLDNSHEYSKVIAVQHNLRGAGNGFRVTMYPNPVSNGNLNIRFDEMPQNAGDVAMQLVDMSGRVLHTRTLNGNSGEVAVALQSLGLKQGVYMVSLTVAGQKTVQRIVVQ, encoded by the coding sequence ATGTTCATACTTTTTGGATTCACTCAACAAGCCCAGGCTCAATGCACCGCATCTGACGAGTGCTTTGATTTCACTTTCCTAGGCGTAGAGAAAATTGAAAACGACTTCGTTCGTCTTTCTTTCAAGGTAAAGACCAATTGCTCTAATGATCTGAGCAACGTGGCCTTTGAGTTGCCAAACGGCGCCGGGGTTACTTCTTCAGCCATTGCCTACTCCTCTGCCAAATATAAATACTCCGTAGAGAACGGCACCAACAACCCTTTCTATTCCATCAAATTTGAGGGCGTAGGTATTAACGGTTACAAGAATGGGGTAGAAGACATCTTCACCTATGACCTGAGCGCCTACGAGTACTCTACCATGAAAACCCTGAGAGTGGCTGCCAAGGCTGCCACCACCACAGGAACCGTGATGTTTGATCTTTCCAAATGTGGTGTAGCCACTGGCGGCACTACAAACGGCGGCGGAACCACGGGCGGAGGAAACAATGGTGGCGGTACAAACGGCGGCGGAAACGGTGGTGCTAACTGCAGCACTTCGCAGCCTTCTCCCATCACTGGTCCTTATGACCCTTGCCCAGGTGACATTGTAACCTATTGCATCACCGCAGACGCCAAATATACTTCTTATGTGTGGGACGTTCCAAGAGCACACGCCGGTGAAGAACCAACTGGCTGGGTAATCATCTCTGGCCAAGGCACTAGCTGCGTGACCGTGAAAGTAGGTGAAAAACCAGGTACCATGAAAGTGAAAGTGAACCACTCTGAGTGCGGTACTAAAGTAAGAACCAAACCCGTACACCCAGGACGCACCGCCAATGTAGACATTGCAGGCCCAGCCCAATACTGCCCAGGTGAGCGTTTAACCTACACGGCAGACATTGACAAGCAAGGACCAGGCAACGGAAATGGCAACGGCGGAAACTCTAAGTTCTTCACCTTTACTTGGGCAGTGCCAGCCGGCTGGCAGATTGTTTCTGGCCAGGGAACAGACAAGATTGTAGTAGTGGCCGGTGCTTTGCCAGGTGCCATCTCTGTAAGCGCAACTTACAACAAACCAGGCAACGGCAACGGAAACAACGGCAATGGGAACAACACAGACGGTAATCCTAACAACGGAAACGGCAACACGGGCAACAACCAGTCTCAGAAAACCTATTGCGGAAACGCCACAGACACTATGCCGGTTACTCCTAAGCCAGAGTGCGGCGGCGGACCATGCGTAGAACCAGAAGTTGCCTTGGTAGTACCAGACACCGTGTGTAACCTGTCAGATGAATTCTACACCTTTAGCGTGGCCGAAGTGCAGGAAGGCGTGACCTACTCGTTCACATTGCCAGAAGGCTTCATTGTGATTGAAGAAACCAACGGATCTGTTACCGTGGCTGCCATCTTTGAAGAAGACCAACTGGGTGTTCCGCAGACCATCACCGTAAACGCCACCAACGACTGCGGAACTGAAACCGCCACTGCTCAAGTAGTTGTCTCTGAATGTGCTCCTGGTAACCCGCTTCCGGTGTCACTGACCAGATTTGACGGAGTCTCTAGAAACGGAGTAGTTGAGTTAAGCTGGGCCACTGCCACAGAGATCAACAATGACCGGTTTGAGATAGAGCGCAGCACCAACGGCAAAGACTTCGTGAAAATTGGCGAAGTGAAAGGAGCTGGAAACAGCAGCATTTTGAGAGACTACACCTTCACAGACCGTCAGGCTTCTAAAGGAACCGTGTACTACCGCCTGAACCAGGTAGATTTAGACAATAGCCATGAGTACTCTAAAGTGATTGCGGTACAGCATAACTTAAGAGGCGCTGGCAACGGATTCAGAGTGACTATGTACCCTAACCCGGTAAGCAATGGCAACCTGAACATCAGATTTGACGAGATGCCACAGAACGCCGGTGACGTAGCCATGCAACTAGTAGACATGAGCGGTAGAGTGTTGCACACTAGAACATTGAACGGCAACAGCGGCGAGGTAGCCGTAGCTTTACAGTCTCTAGGATTGAAACAAGGTGTCTACATGGTGTCACTCACCGTAGCCGGACAGAAAACAGTACAGAGAATAGTAGTACAATAA